A section of the uncultured Fusobacterium sp. genome encodes:
- a CDS encoding FGGY-family carbohydrate kinase, translating into MNKYYIGFDAGTQSVKVAIYSLEMECVAEKSYPTTLNYPQPGWVEMDVNEYLEACKKGIRDCVTQMKEKSLNPNEVRGIFGDGIICGIAGIDKNGKPITPYVNYLDSRCQKDVEELSSKNFDIWAKETGNPAPNCMFPAMIARWFLKNTKFLENGCKFVHNAPYILMNLAGLSPKDAFIDWGTMSGWGLGYNVYKKEWSDEQLKILGIDKKYLPKIVKPWDIVGNLSQEMAEFTGLPTGIPICAGAGDTMQSMLGCGLLEKNMAADVAGTCAMFCVSTDGIKEELSKPENGLIFNSGTLENSYFYWGFIRTGGLALRWFRDNICDKVGEDSYFDKLSEAAEKIPAGANGVLFLPYLTKGVGELANASGCFLNMGMDTDQATLWRSVLEAIGYDYIGITDIYKKGGVSLEEITITEGGSKSNLWNQIKADMLNTKTKTFKKAGGAVMMNVLTVAYALGDIKNLKEVIKNNLEINKNYLPQKEKTDYYREIFETRKILLNSEMKEVFKTLEKIK; encoded by the coding sequence ATGAATAAATATTATATTGGATTTGATGCTGGAACTCAAAGTGTTAAAGTTGCTATCTATTCATTAGAAATGGAGTGTGTAGCTGAAAAATCTTATCCTACTACCTTAAATTATCCTCAACCTGGTTGGGTAGAGATGGATGTAAATGAATATTTAGAAGCTTGTAAAAAAGGGATAAGAGATTGTGTTACACAAATGAAAGAAAAAAGTCTAAATCCAAATGAAGTGAGAGGAATTTTTGGTGATGGAATAATTTGTGGTATTGCTGGAATAGACAAAAATGGTAAACCTATAACACCATATGTTAACTACTTAGACTCTCGTTGCCAAAAAGATGTAGAGGAACTTTCAAGTAAAAATTTTGATATCTGGGCTAAAGAAACTGGAAATCCTGCTCCTAACTGTATGTTTCCTGCTATGATAGCTAGATGGTTTTTAAAAAACACCAAATTTCTAGAAAATGGTTGTAAATTTGTTCATAATGCTCCATATATTTTGATGAATCTAGCTGGATTATCTCCTAAAGATGCTTTTATAGATTGGGGAACTATGTCTGGTTGGGGATTAGGATACAATGTCTATAAAAAAGAGTGGTCAGATGAGCAACTTAAAATTTTAGGTATAGATAAAAAATATCTTCCAAAAATAGTTAAACCTTGGGACATAGTTGGAAATCTTTCTCAAGAAATGGCAGAGTTTACAGGTTTACCAACAGGTATTCCTATCTGTGCTGGAGCTGGGGATACTATGCAATCTATGTTAGGTTGTGGACTTTTAGAGAAAAATATGGCTGCTGATGTAGCTGGAACTTGTGCTATGTTCTGTGTTTCAACTGATGGTATAAAAGAGGAGTTAAGTAAACCAGAAAATGGTCTAATTTTTAATAGTGGAACTTTAGAAAACTCATATTTTTATTGGGGCTTTATAAGAACAGGTGGACTTGCTCTTAGATGGTTTAGAGATAATATCTGTGATAAAGTTGGTGAGGATTCATATTTCGATAAACTTTCTGAAGCAGCAGAAAAAATTCCAGCTGGTGCTAATGGAGTATTATTTTTACCATATCTCACTAAGGGAGTTGGAGAATTAGCAAATGCCTCTGGTTGTTTTTTAAATATGGGAATGGATACAGACCAAGCTACATTGTGGAGATCTGTGCTTGAAGCTATTGGATATGATTATATTGGAATCACAGATATCTATAAAAAAGGTGGAGTATCTCTAGAGGAGATAACTATAACTGAGGGTGGAAGTAAAAGTAACCTTTGGAATCAAATAAAAGCTGACATGTTAAACACTAAAACTAAGACTTTTAAAAAAGCTGGTGGAGCTGTGATGATGAATGTTTTAACTGTGGCTTATGCTCTTGGAGATATAAAAAACTTAAAAGAGGTAATAAAAAATAATTTAGAAATTAATAAAAATTATCTTCCTCAAAAAGAAAAAACTGATTATTATAGAGAAATTTTTGAAACTAGAAAAATACTTTTAAATTCAGAAATGAAGGAAGTTTTTAAAACTTTAGAAAAAATAAAATAA
- a CDS encoding helix-turn-helix transcriptional regulator, with product MNFGDKIQLQRKKKGMTQEELGEELNVSRQTITKWESNQSFPEIKKIIKLSYFFDVTIDYLLKDEIEDEEKNISIKIEKEKKNIFSTKIKLLIIPLFVSAVGMLILYIDSYIHPITITDWDGTYYDGFWGYLYINGRKELFYILLLIFLINCTFILYFKKKDSEDIRRTL from the coding sequence ATGAACTTTGGTGATAAAATTCAACTTCAGAGGAAAAAGAAAGGAATGACACAAGAGGAACTAGGAGAAGAGTTAAATGTTTCTAGACAGACTATAACTAAATGGGAATCTAATCAATCTTTTCCAGAGATAAAAAAGATTATAAAACTCAGTTATTTCTTTGATGTAACTATTGATTATCTGTTAAAAGATGAAATAGAAGATGAAGAGAAAAATATATCAATAAAAATAGAAAAAGAGAAAAAAAATATTTTTTCAACAAAAATAAAGTTACTAATAATTCCATTGTTTGTTTCAGCTGTAGGTATGCTTATATTGTATATAGATTCATATATTCATCCTATAACTATTACGGATTGGGATGGAACTTACTATGATGGATTTTGGGGATATCTTTATATAAATGGGAGAAAAGAACTGTTCTATATTTTATTACTTATTTTTTTAATAAATTGTACATTTATTTTGTATTTTAAAAAGAAAGATAGTGAGGATATAAGGAGGACTTTATGA
- the creD gene encoding cell envelope integrity protein CreD, with protein MISLKDNNSLVRKVVFLFILVILLQIPMFFINRIIDEREYSYRNMVREIGNEWGEKQTIAGAFLIIPYSDVKVEYDEYGKKIERNVVKDWILLPDKLNVKVDLKDEVRKRGIYKTTVYSGDIILEGEFPKLRDILPANLNPYNIGIGLGITDTKSLMKVEEFKVEGKDIYLESGTGVTQHLLNTGISGTISENILQKDKIKFSIKFSLRGNGGIEVLPFGKENHFEISSTWKSPSFYGILPSSKIIDENGFKAQWDVSFFVRNYKQDFAEGYYSDISEGKIGVDLYEGVTHYRQVMRAVKYSMLFVMLSLFVVYIFEVTSKRFTHYIQYGVVGFSLTLFYLVLLSMSEYFNFNLAYIIATLMVVIPNSLYIKAVTKNKNYGLGMLVFLSGVYAVLYSILKMEQYALMTGTLLLMLVLYVMMYITRNIEISQE; from the coding sequence ATGATTAGTTTAAAAGATAATAATTCATTAGTTAGGAAAGTTGTTTTTCTTTTTATACTAGTTATTTTATTACAGATACCAATGTTTTTTATAAATAGAATAATAGATGAGAGAGAGTATTCTTATAGAAATATGGTAAGGGAAATAGGTAATGAATGGGGCGAAAAGCAAACTATTGCTGGGGCATTTTTAATAATACCATATAGTGATGTAAAGGTAGAATATGATGAGTATGGTAAAAAAATAGAGAGAAATGTTGTAAAAGATTGGATATTACTTCCAGATAAATTAAATGTAAAAGTTGATTTAAAAGATGAGGTTAGAAAAAGAGGGATATATAAGACAACTGTGTATAGTGGAGATATTATATTAGAGGGAGAGTTTCCTAAATTACGTGATATACTTCCAGCTAATCTTAATCCATATAATATAGGAATCGGCTTAGGGATAACAGATACAAAATCTTTGATGAAGGTAGAAGAGTTTAAAGTAGAGGGAAAAGATATCTATTTAGAATCGGGAACAGGAGTTACTCAACATCTATTAAATACAGGAATATCTGGAACTATAAGTGAAAATATATTACAAAAAGATAAGATAAAATTTTCTATTAAATTTAGTTTAAGAGGGAATGGTGGGATAGAGGTACTACCTTTTGGAAAGGAAAATCACTTTGAAATAAGTTCTACTTGGAAATCTCCTAGTTTTTATGGAATTTTACCAAGTTCTAAGATTATAGATGAAAATGGATTTAAAGCTCAATGGGATGTATCATTTTTTGTAAGAAACTATAAACAAGATTTTGCTGAAGGATATTATTCTGATATTAGTGAAGGAAAAATAGGAGTAGACTTATATGAAGGTGTAACTCATTATAGACAGGTCATGAGAGCAGTAAAATATAGTATGCTATTTGTGATGTTAAGTCTTTTTGTAGTATATATCTTTGAAGTGACTAGTAAAAGATTTACTCACTACATACAATATGGAGTAGTAGGTTTTTCATTGACACTATTCTATTTAGTTTTACTTTCAATGTCAGAGTATTTTAACTTTAATCTAGCATATATTATAGCTACTTTGATGGTTGTCATTCCAAATTCACTATATATAAAAGCAGTAACTAAAAATAAAAATTATGGTTTGGGAATGTTGGTATTTTTATCAGGAGTATATGCAGTATTATATTCTATATTAAAGATGGAACAATATGCTTTAATGACAGGAACTCTTTTATTGATGTTAGTTCTTTATGTGATGATGTATATTACAAGAAACATAGAAATTTCTCAAGAATAG
- a CDS encoding Imm17 family immunity protein: MNNPISDLYVKFMETIEPYIKKYPYLFGIIIGGIFFFGTIFKWRWICDNRGSTRFMRNIYEFFGEGGVRFFTGLFGAIIIIICIFEWIKK; the protein is encoded by the coding sequence ATGAATAATCCTATCAGTGATTTATATGTAAAATTTATGGAAACAATAGAACCTTATATAAAGAAATATCCCTATCTTTTTGGAATAATTATAGGAGGAATATTTTTCTTTGGAACTATTTTTAAATGGAGATGGATATGTGATAATAGAGGTTCTACTAGGTTTATGAGAAATATATATGAGTTTTTTGGAGAAGGTGGAGTAAGGTTTTTTACAGGACTATTTGGAGCAATAATAATTATTATTTGTATATTTGAATGGATAAAAAAATAA
- a CDS encoding nitroreductase family protein, whose protein sequence is MIRVDFNKCIKCKMCIKDCFQENIIFEEEKIKIKNTCMMCGHCVAVCPTNAITFEGYEETQELKNLDSKINSEVFLNFVKSRRSIRHFKDKKIDRNIIEKLLEVGRYSPTGANIQDVKYYVIQDKLEEFKPLVWEGINNFVNSDEKNMFLRKYRGLFIEMYENRGINDKFFFKAPMVLVITSSNKTNGVLAGDKIEMMANMMGLGVLFSGFIEMGINSNEELVKKFKLERNVVCTCMLIGYPDISYQRTVPRKEINIEWL, encoded by the coding sequence ATGATTAGAGTAGATTTTAATAAATGTATTAAATGTAAAATGTGTATTAAGGATTGTTTTCAAGAAAATATTATATTTGAAGAGGAAAAAATAAAAATAAAAAATACTTGCATGATGTGTGGGCATTGTGTAGCTGTGTGTCCAACAAATGCTATAACTTTTGAGGGATATGAAGAAACACAAGAGTTAAAAAATTTGGATTCTAAAATAAATTCAGAAGTCTTTTTAAATTTTGTAAAATCAAGAAGAAGTATCAGACATTTTAAAGATAAAAAAATAGATAGAAATATTATCGAAAAATTATTAGAAGTTGGAAGATATAGTCCAACAGGAGCTAATATTCAAGATGTAAAATATTATGTTATTCAAGATAAATTAGAAGAATTTAAGCCACTTGTTTGGGAGGGAATAAATAATTTTGTTAATTCAGATGAAAAGAATATGTTTCTAAGAAAATATAGAGGTCTATTTATAGAAATGTATGAAAATCGTGGCATAAATGATAAATTTTTCTTTAAAGCACCAATGGTTTTAGTAATCACAAGTTCAAATAAAACTAATGGAGTATTAGCTGGAGATAAAATAGAGATGATGGCTAATATGATGGGATTAGGAGTCCTTTTTAGTGGATTTATAGAAATGGGAATTAATAGTAATGAAGAACTTGTTAAAAAATTTAAATTGGAAAGAAATGTTGTATGTACATGTATGTTGATAGGATATCCTGACATAAGTTATCAAAGAACTGTTCCAAGAAAAGAAATTAATATAGAGTGGTTGTAG
- a CDS encoding YwqG family protein: protein MGKKKLTEEELRFNEDIKKIVLDILEKNKKPMIKIKVSDDKPNLFQSKFGGLPYLPKDKEAPRDKENRQFSLLAQINIEELPENNIYPMKEGMLQFWILNDDVFGLNFDNPLGNGYKVVYYKEIDKSVTEEEILEKYKPYEEDENYFPIEGEFSLKFELRDGYFSDSNDDFREIIDEEMKKFHLKNKEKYKEILKVYADEEYLSYWDIWDILEEDKEVGEKLFEAGHKIGGYPNFTQSDIRDKEYEVLLLQIDSEGTDEHEIMWGDCGIANFFIREKDLKDLNFDEVIYNWDCC, encoded by the coding sequence ATGGGTAAGAAAAAACTTACAGAAGAGGAACTAAGATTTAATGAGGATATTAAAAAAATTGTTTTAGATATTTTAGAAAAGAATAAAAAACCTATGATAAAAATAAAAGTATCAGATGATAAACCTAATTTATTTCAAAGTAAATTTGGAGGTTTACCATATTTGCCAAAAGATAAGGAAGCACCAAGAGATAAAGAGAATAGACAATTTAGTCTACTTGCTCAAATAAATATAGAGGAGTTACCAGAAAATAATATCTATCCAATGAAAGAGGGAATGTTACAGTTTTGGATATTAAATGATGATGTTTTTGGACTTAACTTTGATAACCCTTTAGGAAATGGATATAAGGTAGTATATTATAAAGAGATAGATAAAAGTGTAACAGAGGAAGAGATATTAGAGAAATATAAACCATATGAAGAAGATGAAAATTATTTTCCAATAGAAGGAGAGTTTTCTTTAAAATTTGAATTAAGAGATGGATATTTTTCAGATAGTAATGATGATTTTAGAGAGATAATAGATGAGGAAATGAAAAAATTTCATCTTAAAAATAAAGAAAAATATAAAGAAATATTAAAAGTTTATGCAGATGAAGAGTATTTAAGTTATTGGGATATATGGGATATATTAGAAGAAGATAAAGAAGTTGGAGAAAAATTATTTGAAGCAGGACATAAAATAGGAGGTTATCCTAATTTTACACAAAGTGATATTAGAGATAAAGAGTATGAAGTTTTACTTCTTCAAATAGATAGTGAGGGAACAGATGAGCATGAGATTATGTGGGGAGATTGTGGAATAGCTAATTTCTTTATAAGAGAAAAAGATTTAAAAGATCTTAATTTTGATGAGGTAATATATAATTGGGATTGTTGTTAA
- a CDS encoding DUF4299 family protein, whose product MSISFFIKNVNNKESITPAKVLEIGETISQYNLDEADENIEEFLNEKLENFECILLGEEGRSARGFELSYSDENRYYGIRVFTPCSIGDWEVVFEFIEKLGEFLENNNLVNEHGEEYTLETIRNYPYIVDIEYGIKSIEENLKEKGSEISKLYGIYRPISFNKELLENIKNSENPVETFSKFITETQYIDAYSARQKFYKNNNEEIFGVYTLTETVRTILPFKPSVEYENFGIVKNEDVKFWRLVFVVINGNPDDANSYEMLGDMDYSKFIENLPKDKYSFIDGEYIVVEPLEKKEMERLYNLLVE is encoded by the coding sequence ATGAGTATAAGTTTTTTTATAAAAAATGTTAACAACAAAGAAAGTATAACTCCAGCAAAAGTATTAGAAATAGGGGAAACTATTTCCCAATACAATTTAGATGAAGCTGATGAAAATATAGAAGAATTTTTAAATGAAAAATTAGAAAATTTTGAATGTATTCTTCTTGGAGAAGAGGGAAGAAGTGCTAGAGGGTTTGAGCTTTCATATAGTGATGAAAATAGATATTATGGAATAAGAGTTTTTACTCCTTGTAGTATAGGAGATTGGGAAGTAGTATTTGAATTTATTGAAAAGTTGGGAGAATTTTTAGAAAATAATAATTTAGTAAATGAGCATGGAGAGGAATACACTTTAGAAACTATTAGAAATTATCCATATATTGTAGATATAGAGTATGGTATAAAAAGCATAGAAGAGAATTTGAAGGAAAAAGGAAGTGAGATTTCTAAATTATATGGAATATATAGACCTATTTCTTTTAATAAAGAGTTGCTAGAGAATATAAAAAATTCTGAAAATCCAGTAGAAACTTTTAGTAAATTTATAACAGAAACTCAATATATAGATGCGTATTCAGCAAGACAAAAGTTTTATAAAAATAATAATGAGGAAATATTTGGAGTATATACTCTAACTGAAACTGTAAGGACAATACTACCTTTTAAACCAAGTGTTGAATATGAAAACTTTGGTATAGTAAAAAATGAAGATGTAAAATTTTGGAGATTAGTTTTTGTAGTTATAAATGGAAATCCTGATGATGCAAATTCATATGAAATGTTAGGAGATATGGATTATTCTAAATTTATAGAAAATTTACCTAAAGATAAATACTCTTTTATAGATGGAGAATATATTGTAGTAGAACCTTTAGAGAAAAAAGAGATGGAGAGATTATATAATTTATTAGTAGAATAA
- a CDS encoding DUF4274 domain-containing protein, producing MLKVEDILREDFDWEDVEIDEDEFDELETALIIDYLKKNTPKERQLLAIDWNFDNYKEVIKWIAEQPDTDKGTALFLYWYMNPQDLKKYKDREECEKDSGWILEDFDIVETLEKNYISDFYKNQKYAFDPKNDVYSGYDWTKEVDEDEMKAKIPEEMYIALEGEVLESPGWEEGIPDDIIPIFDKLCEALGE from the coding sequence ATGTTAAAAGTAGAAGATATTTTAAGAGAAGATTTTGATTGGGAAGATGTAGAAATTGATGAAGATGAGTTTGATGAGTTAGAAACAGCTTTGATTATAGATTATCTAAAGAAAAATACTCCAAAAGAAAGACAACTTTTAGCAATAGATTGGAATTTTGACAACTATAAAGAAGTTATTAAATGGATAGCAGAACAACCTGATACTGATAAGGGAACAGCACTATTTTTATATTGGTATATGAATCCTCAAGATTTAAAAAAATATAAGGATAGAGAAGAGTGTGAAAAAGATAGTGGTTGGATTTTAGAAGATTTTGATATTGTGGAAACTCTTGAAAAAAACTATATATCAGATTTTTATAAAAATCAAAAATATGCTTTTGACCCTAAAAATGATGTATATTCTGGATATGATTGGACAAAGGAAGTTGACGAAGATGAGATGAAAGCTAAGATACCTGAAGAGATGTATATAGCTTTAGAGGGAGAAGTTTTAGAGAGTCCAGGTTGGGAAGAGGGAATCCCAGATGATATTATTCCTATTTTTGATAAGCTTTGTGAAGCTTTAGGAGAATAA
- a CDS encoding DUF5713 family protein, with protein sequence MTKKLNEDFVYLKDMYNDDYYPKFLVDKVKDCIVEVVEFLEKEEYEDLEEVQEKLDEMTEKINDLQEEFDENDSEIETVARDSIGVTVEKILEYFGIDIDIEEAIRERDW encoded by the coding sequence ATGACAAAAAAATTAAATGAGGATTTTGTTTATTTAAAAGATATGTATAATGATGATTATTATCCAAAATTTTTAGTAGATAAGGTAAAAGATTGTATAGTTGAAGTAGTTGAATTTTTAGAGAAAGAAGAGTATGAAGATTTAGAAGAAGTTCAAGAGAAACTTGATGAGATGACAGAGAAAATTAATGATTTACAAGAAGAATTTGATGAAAATGATAGTGAGATAGAAACAGTAGCAAGAGATAGTATAGGTGTAACAGTAGAGAAAATACTCGAATATTTTGGAATTGATATAGATATAGAAGAGGCTATAAGGGAAAGAGATTGGTAA
- a CDS encoding DUF4241 domain-containing protein, producing MERYNLSAEHIVKLLYRKENNRVNITSSDSFFHNPIVEKVFANKGSYKISWEQINRTEIRLKIALPRVLKRYYHECGDFDINSCFSEILNLEDIEFSHNWLKEQLEDDDYSQEEIEKILKETDNFLIFWTENQGVWNAGIKKEDLSLENPPVYMTTNDDLYTWEKVTDDIDTFILLQIIDNLSDSKFYFLTFDREQINSILSDKKILKESLIKNAFEIKDRKIKLSTYTEYDYTQDRVYIFKVNNDEFEKCWLIKSKVKKDKTSYVDEVLLKIAEIISFNDRNIVKELELILEDFHNYLRKNSNFNYSFDEINYLSTKEKIELKVVAMVLLLNESGYICYLDWKCELEDFKMLFDVIKKLGIDENIYNFNRLKLNEDDDIEVWSKEFNKVFSKKGIFIGNINTNSDSYSIFPTTKKSLEELRELGDKIDIKIDFLAYVEEDSMDKNWQEMYERNREKFRCKIDLDSYFTEKKIGEMEVDILDIGEVNLPTGEILACDPLVELEDAKTFIQRVSIGKYPVKISVVSSEEYGDRYACVKVEFSKNKPVVYELAITGVEENMDEANEDEFYGFGVDAGMGCVVDKKTQEEYIKYWEKLVEEEEADNPFDDIFDDLLAESAKKYPKYQREYGDWANWTIPNTDVNIPIFTSGWGDGYYPCYFGYDKDGELCGFYIHFIDIEREYSAEEEEE from the coding sequence ATGGAAAGATACAATTTATCAGCAGAACATATAGTCAAATTGTTATATAGAAAAGAGAATAATAGAGTTAATATAACAAGTTCAGATTCTTTTTTTCATAATCCAATTGTAGAAAAAGTTTTTGCTAATAAGGGTAGTTATAAAATAAGTTGGGAACAGATAAATAGGACAGAGATTAGATTAAAAATAGCTTTACCCAGAGTTTTAAAAAGATATTATCACGAATGTGGAGATTTTGATATAAATAGTTGTTTTAGTGAAATTTTAAATTTGGAAGATATTGAGTTTTCTCATAATTGGTTGAAAGAGCAATTAGAAGATGATGATTATTCTCAAGAGGAGATAGAAAAAATTTTAAAAGAAACAGATAATTTTCTGATATTTTGGACTGAAAATCAAGGGGTATGGAATGCAGGAATAAAAAAAGAAGATTTATCTTTAGAAAATCCACCTGTCTATATGACAACTAATGATGATTTATACACTTGGGAAAAAGTTACAGATGATATTGATACTTTTATTTTATTGCAAATTATTGATAATTTATCAGATAGTAAATTCTATTTTTTAACTTTTGATAGGGAGCAGATAAATTCTATTTTATCAGATAAGAAAATTTTAAAAGAGAGCTTGATAAAAAATGCCTTTGAGATAAAAGATAGAAAGATAAAACTATCTACCTATACAGAGTATGATTATACTCAAGATAGAGTCTATATTTTTAAAGTAAATAATGATGAGTTTGAAAAATGTTGGCTTATAAAATCAAAGGTGAAAAAAGATAAAACTTCCTATGTTGATGAGGTTTTATTAAAAATAGCAGAGATTATCTCTTTTAATGATAGAAATATTGTAAAAGAATTAGAATTAATTTTAGAGGATTTTCATAATTATTTAAGAAAAAATAGTAACTTTAATTATAGCTTTGATGAGATAAATTATCTCTCAACTAAAGAAAAGATTGAACTGAAAGTTGTGGCTATGGTTTTACTTTTAAATGAAAGTGGCTATATTTGTTACTTAGATTGGAAATGTGAACTAGAAGATTTTAAAATGCTTTTTGATGTAATTAAAAAACTTGGTATAGATGAAAATATCTATAATTTTAATAGATTAAAACTTAATGAAGATGATGATATAGAAGTTTGGAGTAAAGAGTTTAATAAAGTCTTTAGTAAAAAAGGAATTTTCATTGGAAATATAAATACAAATTCTGACAGTTATTCAATTTTTCCTACAACTAAGAAAAGTTTAGAAGAGTTAAGAGAATTGGGAGATAAAATTGATATAAAAATAGATTTTTTAGCTTACGTAGAGGAGGATAGTATGGATAAAAATTGGCAAGAGATGTATGAAAGAAACAGAGAGAAATTTAGATGTAAAATAGATTTAGATAGTTACTTTACTGAAAAGAAAATTGGAGAGATGGAAGTAGATATCCTAGATATTGGAGAGGTAAACTTACCTACTGGAGAAATTTTAGCTTGTGACCCATTGGTAGAATTAGAGGACGCAAAAACATTTATCCAAAGAGTTTCTATTGGAAAATATCCTGTAAAAATATCAGTAGTTTCAAGTGAAGAGTATGGCGATAGATATGCCTGTGTAAAAGTAGAGTTCAGTAAAAATAAACCAGTAGTTTATGAATTAGCTATAACAGGAGTAGAAGAAAATATGGACGAAGCTAATGAAGATGAATTTTATGGATTTGGTGTAGATGCAGGAATGGGTTGTGTAGTAGATAAAAAAACTCAAGAGGAGTATATAAAATATTGGGAAAAATTAGTTGAAGAAGAAGAGGCTGACAATCCATTTGATGATATATTTGATGATTTATTAGCAGAGAGTGCTAAAAAATATCCTAAATATCAAAGAGAATATGGAGATTGGGCTAATTGGACAATTCCGAATACAGATGTAAATATTCCAATTTTTACATCAGGGTGGGGAGATGGATATTATCCATGTTACTTTGGATATGACAAAGATGGAGAGCTTTGTGGATTTTATATCCATTTTATAGATATTGAAAGAGAATATTCTGCTGAGGAAGAAGAGGAGTAA
- a CDS encoding macro domain-containing protein has protein sequence MEYRLIQDDVFNHKDCYYAHCISRDYALGAGIAVEFDKRYDMRNRLLKLAKEKPETLDEKCIEVENVFNLITKEKYWQKPSYKSLEESLLEMKEKLSKNKNIKKLVMPKIGCGLDRLSWCKVEPMVQELFKDLDIEIVVCYL, from the coding sequence ATGGAATATAGATTAATTCAAGATGATGTATTCAATCATAAAGATTGTTATTATGCTCACTGCATAAGTAGAGATTATGCTCTTGGAGCTGGAATAGCTGTGGAATTTGATAAAAGATATGATATGAGAAATAGATTATTAAAACTAGCTAAGGAAAAACCAGAAACTTTAGATGAAAAATGTATAGAAGTAGAGAATGTATTTAACTTGATAACTAAGGAAAAATATTGGCAAAAACCAAGTTATAAATCTTTAGAAGAATCCTTGTTAGAGATGAAGGAAAAACTATCTAAAAATAAAAATATAAAAAAATTAGTTATGCCAAAGATAGGTTGTGGGCTTGATAGATTATCTTGGTGTAAGGTTGAACCTATGGTACAAGAGCTATTTAAGGATTTGGATATAGAGATAGTAGTATGCTATTTATAA